A part of Gramella sp. MAR_2010_147 genomic DNA contains:
- a CDS encoding PPK2 family polyphosphate kinase produces MKQIDHSEFKVSEKIQLKITKTKIDLDASGAEIKDAMKEIRKDLGDWQDKLYAHGKYSVLICLQGMDTSGKDSLIREVFKDFNSRGVVVHSFKVPSEKELKHDFLWRHYIALPERGKFGVFNRTHYENVLVTRVHPGYILNENLPEINNIEDIDENFWEARFENIRNFEKHVAENGTVIFKFFLHLSKEEQRQRLLRRLDKPSKNWKFSPGDLKERKLWAEYQECYEDAINRTSTKKAPWYVIPADDKNTARYLVAKTLYSELVKYKDVKEPELDPEIKKNIAEYREQLHLEKI; encoded by the coding sequence ATGAAGCAAATAGACCATTCAGAATTTAAAGTATCTGAAAAGATTCAACTAAAAATTACTAAAACCAAAATTGATCTGGACGCATCGGGAGCTGAGATCAAAGATGCAATGAAAGAGATAAGAAAAGATCTTGGCGACTGGCAGGATAAATTATATGCACACGGGAAATATTCAGTACTTATATGTTTACAAGGTATGGATACCTCCGGGAAGGATAGTTTGATACGGGAGGTTTTTAAAGACTTCAATAGCAGGGGAGTGGTGGTACACAGTTTTAAAGTGCCTTCAGAAAAGGAATTAAAGCATGATTTTTTGTGGAGACATTATATTGCGTTGCCCGAAAGAGGAAAATTTGGAGTGTTTAATCGTACTCATTATGAAAATGTACTGGTAACCAGGGTTCATCCTGGATACATTCTTAATGAAAATTTACCGGAAATTAATAATATTGAAGATATAGACGAAAATTTCTGGGAAGCTCGATTTGAGAATATCAGAAATTTTGAAAAGCATGTTGCAGAAAATGGAACGGTCATTTTTAAATTCTTTCTCCATCTTTCTAAAGAAGAACAGCGCCAGCGATTATTAAGACGATTAGATAAACCAAGTAAAAACTGGAAGTTTTCACCGGGAGATCTAAAAGAGCGTAAACTATGGGCAGAATATCAGGAATGTTACGAGGATGCCATAAATAGAACATCTACTAAAAAAGCACCCTGGTATGTGATACCAGCAGACGATAAAAATACCGCCAGATATTTGGTCGCAAAAACTCTTTATTCAGAACTTGTAAAGTATAAGGATGTAAAAGAACCTGAGCTGGATCCTGAAATTAAGAAGAATATAGCTGAATATAGGGAGCAGCTTCATCTGGAAAAGATTTAG
- a CDS encoding M28 family peptidase, translating to MKSLYLVLILIFTGITVSGQSNSTEDSLQIRKIYDMSLLNGKSYNWLDHLSNEIGGRLSGSYNAQQAVEYTKAELEKLGLDKVWLQPVMVPKWTRGEREFAYVQTAPGVTRNVNITALGGSIATAIGGTKAKVIEVQGIEQLKEYGRENIEGKIVFYNRPMRADHIQTFEAYGGCVDQRYSGAEEAAKYGAVGVIVRSMNLRMDDFPHTGSMGYGDTPANKRIPAAAISTNDAKYLSGILKIQKDLDFYFRMTCELHKDVESYNVIGEITGSKNPEEIMVVGGHLDSWDLGDGAHDDGAGVVQSMEVLRLFKEIGYKPEKTLRVVLFMNEENGLRGGNKYAEVAQNKGENHVFALESDAGGFTPRGFSFAATDAQFNKVLSWKKLFKPYLIHYFEQGGSGADIGPLKGGNTVLAGLRPDSQRYFDYHHAANDTFDAVNKRELELGAATMASLVYLVDKYGFNNINKETTEIID from the coding sequence ATGAAATCTCTCTATTTAGTCCTGATCTTAATTTTTACCGGTATTACTGTTTCTGGGCAGTCTAATTCTACTGAAGATTCTCTACAAATCAGGAAAATTTACGATATGTCCCTTCTCAACGGGAAGAGCTACAACTGGCTGGATCATTTATCTAATGAAATTGGCGGAAGGCTCTCTGGGTCTTACAATGCGCAGCAAGCAGTTGAATATACCAAAGCTGAGCTAGAAAAGCTTGGTCTTGATAAAGTGTGGTTACAACCTGTAATGGTTCCTAAATGGACAAGAGGAGAAAGAGAGTTTGCATATGTACAAACAGCTCCGGGAGTCACCCGAAACGTAAATATTACTGCCCTTGGGGGGTCAATTGCCACTGCGATAGGAGGCACTAAAGCCAAAGTGATCGAAGTTCAGGGCATCGAACAGCTTAAAGAATACGGCAGGGAAAATATTGAAGGCAAGATCGTTTTTTATAACAGGCCAATGCGTGCAGACCATATTCAAACTTTTGAGGCTTATGGCGGTTGTGTAGACCAGCGATATTCAGGAGCAGAAGAGGCTGCGAAATATGGCGCAGTTGGAGTGATTGTTAGATCTATGAATTTGAGAATGGACGATTTTCCTCATACCGGTTCTATGGGCTATGGAGACACTCCTGCAAATAAAAGAATCCCGGCAGCCGCTATTTCTACAAACGACGCAAAATATTTAAGCGGAATACTGAAAATTCAGAAAGATCTGGATTTTTATTTCAGAATGACCTGTGAGTTACATAAAGATGTAGAGTCTTATAATGTGATTGGAGAGATCACCGGTTCTAAGAATCCGGAGGAGATCATGGTTGTTGGCGGTCACCTGGATTCCTGGGACCTTGGAGATGGTGCTCATGACGATGGTGCCGGTGTGGTACAGTCTATGGAGGTGCTTAGGTTATTTAAGGAAATTGGTTACAAACCGGAAAAAACCTTAAGAGTTGTTCTTTTTATGAATGAAGAAAACGGACTTCGCGGAGGTAATAAATATGCCGAGGTTGCTCAAAATAAGGGAGAGAATCATGTATTTGCATTAGAAAGCGATGCCGGTGGTTTCACTCCAAGAGGATTTTCTTTTGCCGCGACCGATGCACAGTTTAATAAAGTTCTTTCCTGGAAAAAGTTGTTCAAGCCATACCTGATTCATTATTTCGAACAGGGAGGCAGCGGGGCCGATATTGGTCCGCTCAAAGGAGGTAACACCGTTCTTGCGGGATTAAGACCAGATTCTCAACGTTATTTTGATTATCACCATGCTGCAAATGACACCTTTGATGCGGTTAATAAAAGAGAATTAGAATTAGGGGCTGCAACTATGGCTTCATTGGTCTATCTTGTAGATAAATACGGTTTTAATAATATCAATAAAGAAACTACAGAAATAATAGATTAA
- a CDS encoding mechanosensitive ion channel domain-containing protein encodes MQQDQSAKEKVTEVIEQDIWGLIKDFWNAGFSYHIGEEEMRVTVGLVIIIVLAFLLTSVVLRVIRSFITSKLLEEDKLKFISVFKFIKYFVYLTVILITLSSTGVDVTILLTASAALFVGLGLALQELFQDVIGGIFIILDKSLLVGDVIELEGRVARVFEIKLRTTRALTRDDKVMIIPNHKFISDTVYNYTQNHKTTREVVRVGVSYGSDVEQVREVLLECAREQKGILKKPEPFVLFEDFGDSALLFGLHFYISDSFVDPKVKSELRFKINNKFRLNNITIPFPQRDVHMFYPKGVENSDEMSEND; translated from the coding sequence ATGCAGCAAGACCAGTCAGCTAAAGAAAAAGTGACCGAAGTAATAGAGCAGGATATTTGGGGTCTTATAAAGGATTTCTGGAATGCCGGCTTCAGTTATCATATTGGTGAGGAAGAAATGCGGGTGACCGTGGGGCTCGTTATCATTATTGTTCTTGCTTTTCTTTTAACCAGTGTAGTGCTGCGCGTTATAAGATCATTTATCACTTCTAAACTTTTAGAAGAGGACAAGCTAAAGTTTATAAGTGTATTTAAGTTTATAAAATACTTTGTTTATCTGACAGTGATCCTAATTACGCTAAGTTCTACGGGGGTAGATGTAACTATTCTTCTAACGGCTTCAGCAGCCCTGTTCGTAGGTCTTGGTCTCGCTTTACAGGAGTTGTTTCAGGATGTGATAGGTGGTATTTTTATTATTCTTGATAAATCGCTGCTGGTAGGAGATGTTATTGAGCTGGAAGGCAGGGTAGCCCGGGTTTTTGAAATTAAATTGAGAACTACCAGAGCACTTACCAGGGATGACAAGGTCATGATCATTCCAAATCATAAATTTATTAGTGACACCGTTTATAATTATACTCAGAACCATAAAACTACCAGAGAAGTGGTTAGGGTAGGTGTTTCTTACGGAAGTGATGTTGAGCAAGTAAGGGAGGTTTTACTGGAATGTGCCAGAGAACAGAAAGGAATTTTAAAAAAACCTGAACCATTTGTACTTTTTGAAGATTTTGGCGATTCGGCCCTACTGTTTGGTCTCCATTTTTATATTTCAGACAGTTTTGTGGATCCAAAAGTTAAGAGCGAATTAAGATTTAAGATCAATAATAAGTTTAGATTGAATAATATTACGATTCCATTTCCTCAAAGAGATGTCCATATGTTCTATCCAAAAGGCGTGGAAAATTCCGATGAAATGAGTGAGAACGACTAA
- a CDS encoding MATE family efflux transporter, which translates to MQLSAYTKEFGKNLNIAYPVMLGQLGHVMVGLVDNLMIGRLGAAPLAAVSLGNALVFIAMSMGIGFSFAITPLIAEADGADDLEGGRSYFHHGLILSTINGLLLFILLLIAKPLLYYLDQPQEVVELAIPYLNIVALSMLPLMAFQAFKQFADGLSQTRYAMYATILANVVNVVFNYLLIYGIWFFPRLELEGAAWGTLLSRFFMLWFVWEILRRKSKFAEYFKWSKKEMLKWSIFKRILSLGFPTALQMLFEVAIFTATVFLAGNLGTNPQAANQIALNLASMTFMIAVGLGVTATIRVGNQVGLKAYRELRRISFSIFLLVFLIMAVFALLFILLKDILPVFYIDNFEVISLASQLLIIAALFQLSDGIQVVILGALRGLQDVKIPTVICFIAYWIIGFPVSFYFGQADQLGSMGIWLGLLAGLTSSAILLYFRFNYLSRKLIRTKENLIA; encoded by the coding sequence TTGCAACTTTCAGCTTATACCAAAGAATTCGGTAAGAATCTCAATATCGCATATCCCGTGATGCTTGGCCAGTTGGGTCATGTCATGGTTGGTCTTGTAGATAATTTAATGATTGGGAGATTAGGCGCCGCTCCATTAGCTGCTGTATCCCTGGGAAACGCTTTGGTTTTTATTGCAATGTCTATGGGAATTGGCTTTTCTTTTGCCATCACTCCTTTAATTGCTGAAGCTGACGGGGCAGACGATCTTGAAGGCGGAAGAAGTTATTTCCATCACGGACTTATTCTTAGCACTATTAATGGTTTATTGCTGTTTATACTTCTGTTGATCGCCAAACCTTTGCTTTATTATTTAGACCAGCCGCAGGAAGTAGTAGAGCTGGCCATTCCATATCTCAATATTGTTGCTTTATCTATGCTGCCGTTAATGGCTTTTCAGGCATTTAAGCAGTTCGCTGACGGACTTTCCCAAACCCGTTATGCCATGTATGCAACCATTCTCGCTAACGTGGTAAATGTGGTATTTAATTATTTATTGATCTACGGAATCTGGTTTTTTCCAAGGCTGGAACTCGAGGGCGCCGCCTGGGGGACACTTTTGTCCAGGTTTTTTATGCTCTGGTTCGTATGGGAGATATTAAGGAGGAAATCAAAATTTGCCGAATATTTCAAATGGTCTAAAAAGGAAATGCTCAAGTGGTCTATCTTTAAAAGAATATTGTCTTTAGGATTTCCAACAGCTTTGCAAATGCTCTTTGAAGTAGCAATTTTCACAGCCACTGTATTTCTGGCTGGTAACCTGGGTACAAATCCGCAGGCAGCTAATCAAATTGCTTTAAACCTGGCCTCCATGACATTTATGATTGCAGTTGGCCTGGGTGTGACGGCGACGATAAGAGTAGGAAATCAGGTTGGATTAAAAGCATACAGGGAACTAAGAAGAATAAGCTTTTCTATATTTCTATTAGTTTTTTTGATAATGGCAGTATTCGCCCTCCTTTTTATTTTGCTGAAAGATATATTACCGGTTTTTTATATAGACAATTTTGAAGTGATCTCACTGGCTTCACAATTATTAATTATTGCAGCATTATTTCAGTTAAGTGACGGGATTCAGGTGGTAATTTTAGGAGCTTTACGCGGATTGCAGGATGTTAAGATCCCCACAGTAATATGCTTTATAGCCTACTGGATTATCGGCTTCCCGGTTAGTTTCTATTTTGGGCAGGCAGATCAATTAGGTAGTATGGGAATATGGCTTGGCTTGTTGGCAGGCTTGACATCCTCGGCAATATTGTTATATTTCCGCTTTAATTACTTAAGCCGAAAATTAATTAGAACAAAAGAAAATTTAATAGCATAA
- a CDS encoding ATP-binding cassette domain-containing protein: MENLLVAENIYKRFGNFTALNNVSINIPRESIFGLLGPNGAGKTTLLRIINQITMPDEGRVYLGGKPLHPDDIAHIGYLPEERGLYKSMKVGEQALYLARLKGLSKAEAKERLQYWFKRLEIEGWWDKKIQELSKGMAQKVQFVITVLHRPKLLIFDEPFSGFDPVNANLIKDEILQLKEEGATILFSTHRMESVEELCEYIALIHKSNKLLDGKVSEIKKEYKSNTFELGLDAVEEQSLRRELEEHFTIGPARFKSIQNDLKLSIKLKDNETSNDLIQFLLPRARINHFVEVIPSVNDIFIKTVTQNE, translated from the coding sequence ATGGAAAATCTTTTGGTTGCGGAGAATATCTATAAACGCTTCGGAAATTTTACTGCACTCAACAATGTTTCAATAAATATTCCCAGAGAAAGTATTTTTGGTCTTTTAGGCCCCAATGGAGCAGGAAAAACTACATTACTTCGTATTATAAATCAAATCACCATGCCCGATGAAGGCAGGGTATATCTTGGCGGTAAACCACTACATCCAGATGATATTGCGCACATTGGATACCTGCCAGAAGAACGCGGGCTTTACAAGTCTATGAAAGTAGGGGAGCAGGCGCTTTATCTCGCCAGGCTTAAAGGTTTAAGCAAGGCAGAGGCAAAAGAAAGATTGCAATACTGGTTTAAAAGACTTGAGATTGAAGGTTGGTGGGATAAAAAAATACAGGAACTTTCTAAAGGGATGGCGCAAAAAGTACAGTTTGTGATCACGGTGCTACACCGCCCTAAATTGCTTATTTTTGATGAACCTTTTAGTGGTTTTGATCCTGTAAATGCCAATCTTATAAAAGATGAGATCCTTCAGTTAAAAGAAGAGGGAGCAACTATTCTATTTTCAACTCATCGTATGGAAAGCGTAGAGGAACTTTGTGAATACATTGCATTGATTCACAAGTCTAATAAATTACTGGATGGGAAAGTCTCAGAAATAAAGAAAGAGTATAAATCTAATACTTTTGAGCTGGGTCTAGATGCTGTAGAGGAGCAAAGCTTAAGGCGTGAACTGGAAGAGCATTTTACAATTGGTCCCGCAAGGTTTAAAAGTATTCAGAACGATCTTAAATTGAGTATCAAATTAAAGGATAATGAAACTTCCAATGATTTGATCCAGTTCTTACTTCCCAGGGCCCGAATCAATCATTTTGTAGAAGTGATTCCTTCAGTAAACGATATTTTTATAAAAACTGTGACTCAAAATGAATAA
- the meaB gene encoding methylmalonyl Co-A mutase-associated GTPase MeaB, whose amino-acid sequence MSKEEQKSALSESGSKPASGNVSAESAKKIRNFRKNKFSEKDLLQDLLQGNKTALGRGITLIESNQKTHQEQAEFLIEGALPHAQKSIRIGITGVPGVGKSTFIESFGSYLIEQGKKVAVLAVDPSSSVSHGSILGDKTRMQQLVTQKDAFIRPSPSGDSLGGVARKTRESIILCEAAGFDVILIETVGVGQSETTVHSMTDFFLLLKLAGAGDELQGIKRGIVEMADAIVINKADGENQKSAREAKLEFKRALQLYPPKESKWKPDVKLCSALYNEGVSDIWNMITEFKSKVDENGHFKHNRQEQNKFWLYQTINDYLKSRFYDDPKIKTALKEQLQLIENNKTTAFAAAKHLLSLA is encoded by the coding sequence TTGAGTAAAGAAGAGCAAAAATCAGCCTTAAGCGAGTCTGGGAGTAAACCTGCTTCCGGAAATGTTAGTGCCGAATCTGCTAAAAAGATCAGGAATTTCAGAAAGAATAAATTCTCTGAAAAAGACCTCCTGCAAGATCTGCTGCAAGGAAACAAAACAGCTCTTGGAAGAGGGATCACGCTTATTGAAAGCAATCAAAAAACCCATCAGGAACAGGCAGAATTTCTTATTGAAGGGGCCTTGCCACATGCGCAAAAATCTATAAGAATAGGAATTACAGGCGTACCCGGTGTTGGAAAAAGCACGTTTATTGAAAGTTTTGGCTCTTATCTCATAGAGCAGGGGAAGAAAGTCGCTGTACTTGCTGTAGATCCCAGTAGCTCTGTTTCGCACGGAAGTATTCTGGGAGATAAAACCAGAATGCAGCAATTAGTGACTCAAAAAGATGCCTTTATAAGACCTTCGCCTAGCGGTGATTCTTTAGGAGGGGTTGCAAGAAAAACCAGGGAGAGCATTATTTTATGTGAAGCTGCCGGATTTGATGTGATCTTAATTGAAACTGTTGGTGTAGGGCAAAGCGAAACCACCGTACATAGTATGACAGATTTCTTTCTCTTACTAAAACTTGCCGGTGCCGGTGATGAATTACAGGGTATAAAACGTGGAATCGTAGAGATGGCAGATGCCATTGTGATCAACAAAGCTGATGGAGAGAATCAAAAATCCGCAAGAGAAGCTAAACTTGAATTTAAGAGGGCGCTTCAGCTATATCCCCCAAAGGAAAGTAAATGGAAACCGGACGTTAAATTATGCAGTGCACTTTACAATGAGGGAGTCTCAGATATCTGGAATATGATCACTGAATTTAAGTCTAAGGTAGACGAAAACGGTCATTTTAAGCATAACCGCCAGGAACAAAACAAATTTTGGCTCTACCAGACTATCAATGATTATTTAAAAAGCAGGTTCTATGATGATCCTAAAATAAAAACGGCCTTAAAGGAACAATTACAGCTTATTGAAAATAATAAAACTACTGCCTTTGCAGCCGCAAAGCATTTATTAAGCCTGGCTTAG
- a CDS encoding organic hydroperoxide resistance protein, with translation MKNLYKTKVTTHGGRNGRTRSEDGILDMELKKPEGLGGAGGDYSNPEQLFAAGYSACYGSALEVVAKKHKVDLGDYSVTAVVKLGQTDSGNLQLSATLDSYIPGVDVETGEKLVNEAHEICPYSRATRDNIDVTLNLLLDE, from the coding sequence ATGAAGAATTTGTATAAAACTAAAGTAACTACACATGGAGGTCGTAACGGTCGTACACGTAGTGAAGACGGTATTCTAGATATGGAACTTAAAAAGCCAGAAGGTCTTGGAGGCGCTGGTGGAGATTATTCTAATCCAGAGCAATTATTTGCTGCAGGATATTCGGCATGTTACGGGAGTGCCCTGGAGGTAGTTGCTAAAAAGCATAAGGTAGACCTTGGGGACTATAGCGTTACAGCGGTGGTGAAGCTAGGTCAGACTGATTCAGGAAATCTTCAACTTTCAGCAACACTGGATTCTTATATTCCGGGAGTAGATGTTGAAACCGGTGAAAAACTGGTCAACGAGGCTCATGAGATTTGTCCTTACTCCAGAGCTACTCGCGACAATATAGATGTTACTTTGAATTTGCTATTAGACGAATAA
- a CDS encoding sigma-54 dependent transcriptional regulator — protein MAKILLIEDEASIRRVLNKILTEESKDYEVTEAEDGLEGMELVKNEDFDLILCDIKMPKMDGVEVLEAVKKVKPEIPVVMISGHGDLDTAVNTMKIGAFDYISKPPDLNRLLNTVRNALDRKELVLENTRLKKKVSKNYEMIGESEEIHAIKNMIEKVAHTDARVLITGPNGTGKELVAHWLHQKSDRSKGPMIEVNCAAIPSELIESELFGHVKGAFTSANKDRAGKFEAANKGTIFLDEIGDMSLSAQAKVLRALQENKISRVGSDKDIKVDVRVVAATNKDLKKEIEENNFREDLYHRLAVILIEVPALKDRKDDIPLLVDYFSEKIANEQGTNKKEFTKEAINVLKDSEWRGNVRELRNVVERLFILGGKEITDEDVKLFGSRF, from the coding sequence ATGGCAAAAATTTTATTGATAGAAGACGAGGCCTCTATTAGAAGAGTGCTTAATAAGATACTTACCGAAGAAAGTAAAGATTATGAGGTAACAGAAGCTGAAGATGGATTGGAAGGAATGGAATTGGTCAAAAATGAAGATTTTGATCTGATTCTTTGCGACATCAAAATGCCTAAAATGGATGGCGTAGAGGTATTGGAGGCTGTTAAAAAGGTGAAGCCAGAAATTCCCGTGGTGATGATCTCTGGACATGGTGATCTTGACACCGCTGTAAATACCATGAAAATTGGCGCATTTGACTATATATCTAAACCACCAGATTTAAATCGTTTATTAAATACTGTTCGCAACGCATTAGATCGTAAGGAACTTGTATTAGAAAATACAAGGTTAAAGAAAAAGGTGAGCAAGAATTATGAAATGATAGGGGAATCTGAAGAGATACACGCTATCAAGAACATGATAGAGAAAGTTGCACATACAGATGCTCGTGTTCTTATCACAGGCCCAAATGGTACGGGAAAAGAACTTGTAGCGCATTGGCTACATCAAAAAAGTGATCGCTCAAAAGGACCTATGATAGAGGTGAATTGTGCCGCGATCCCTTCTGAATTAATTGAGAGTGAACTGTTTGGTCATGTAAAGGGGGCATTTACTTCAGCAAATAAAGACAGGGCCGGGAAGTTTGAGGCGGCAAATAAGGGAACCATATTCTTGGATGAGATTGGAGATATGAGTCTTTCAGCTCAGGCGAAAGTTTTAAGAGCTCTTCAGGAGAATAAAATTTCCAGGGTAGGTAGCGATAAGGACATCAAAGTAGATGTAAGAGTAGTCGCGGCAACAAATAAAGATCTTAAAAAAGAGATCGAAGAAAATAATTTCAGGGAAGATCTTTATCACAGACTGGCAGTAATTCTCATCGAAGTACCTGCATTGAAAGACCGTAAAGATGATATCCCACTCCTTGTTGATTATTTCAGTGAAAAGATCGCAAATGAGCAGGGTACTAACAAAAAAGAATTCACCAAAGAGGCTATTAATGTTTTAAAAGACAGTGAATGGCGCGGGAATGTTCGTGAATTACGAAATGTTGTAGAACGTCTTTTTATTCTTGGGGGTAAAGAGATTACAGATGAAGATGTAAAACTCTTCGGAAGCAGGTTCTAA
- a CDS encoding ABC transporter permease: MNNLRLIINREYLARVRNRTFIVMTFLSPLIFVGMILLIAYLSMLNSTEQKIIGIHDESGMFATEFVDGEQVQYLDYSQKTLDAARKEVLEKEYFGLIHISNIEPGIGKPSEIEFFGKDTPGFGTIESIEKTISDKITREQLIAKGIDVTEIDKARADVSVQIQNFSGERSSKMSNYIKMFFGGAAGYLLMMFIIIYGNMVMRSVIEEKTNRIIEIIVSSVKPFQLLLGKVLGTSLAGITQFTIWVILGTVLLMGVSTFLGIDPAAAQSPASEAIENAARPEINQLVVDILKLPYASLLSFFVIYFIGGYFLYSAIYAAIGAAVDSETDTQQFMFPIILPLILGIYVGFFSVVENPHGTVSTIFSIIPLTSPIVMLMRIPFGVPWWEITISIVVLIATNFGVLWLSAKIYRVGILMYGKKPSYKELYKWLKY, encoded by the coding sequence ATGAATAATCTCAGACTTATCATTAACCGGGAGTACCTGGCGCGAGTTAGAAACAGGACCTTCATTGTCATGACCTTTTTGAGTCCGTTGATTTTTGTGGGGATGATACTGCTTATAGCTTATTTGAGCATGTTGAATAGTACAGAACAAAAGATCATAGGGATTCATGATGAAAGCGGGATGTTTGCGACCGAATTTGTGGATGGTGAGCAGGTGCAATATTTAGATTATTCTCAAAAAACCCTGGATGCAGCAAGAAAGGAAGTACTGGAAAAAGAATATTTTGGATTAATTCATATTTCTAATATTGAACCCGGCATTGGTAAACCTTCTGAAATTGAATTTTTCGGGAAAGATACTCCTGGTTTTGGAACTATTGAAAGTATAGAAAAGACCATTTCAGATAAAATTACCAGAGAGCAGCTCATAGCAAAGGGTATCGATGTTACAGAAATAGATAAAGCTAGGGCTGATGTAAGTGTGCAGATCCAGAATTTTTCTGGAGAACGAAGTTCAAAAATGTCAAATTACATTAAGATGTTTTTTGGTGGTGCGGCGGGTTATCTTTTAATGATGTTCATTATTATCTACGGGAATATGGTGATGCGTAGCGTTATTGAAGAAAAGACCAACAGGATTATTGAAATCATAGTCTCTTCAGTTAAACCATTTCAATTGCTGTTGGGTAAAGTGTTGGGAACCTCTCTTGCGGGAATCACTCAGTTTACCATCTGGGTGATCTTAGGGACTGTATTGTTAATGGGAGTTTCCACTTTTCTGGGGATAGATCCTGCTGCCGCGCAGTCGCCGGCATCTGAAGCAATAGAAAACGCTGCAAGACCTGAAATTAATCAACTTGTAGTAGATATTCTCAAATTGCCTTATGCCAGTCTTCTTAGTTTTTTTGTGATCTATTTTATTGGCGGATATTTTTTATATAGTGCTATTTATGCCGCTATTGGTGCGGCTGTAGATAGTGAAACAGATACACAGCAGTTTATGTTTCCTATTATTTTACCCCTTATATTAGGGATCTATGTAGGATTCTTTTCGGTGGTGGAAAATCCGCATGGAACGGTCTCAACCATATTTTCTATAATTCCACTTACTTCACCAATTGTAATGTTGATGAGAATTCCGTTTGGCGTGCCGTGGTGGGAAATTACCATTTCTATCGTGGTTCTTATTGCCACTAATTTTGGGGTGCTCTGGCTATCTGCCAAGATCTACCGGGTGGGAATTTTGATGTATGGAAAGAAACCGAGTTATAAAGAACTGTATAAATGGCTTAAGTATTAG
- a CDS encoding phosphatase PAP2 family protein, with protein sequence MEKLAELDRELFLFLNNLGSETWDWLWIAISDKWMAIPLYAILLYLIFRKFGWKPTLITMVVITLLITATDQLANLFKHGFERPRPCRQEGVMEYARYVAVRCGSFGYFSAHAANSTGVAVFLSLLFRKHYPRLFIFLLIWAVVVSYSRIYLGVHYPGDVITGMLIGAIFGVLFHILRKFLTAKILKKDLSQA encoded by the coding sequence ATGGAGAAATTAGCTGAATTAGACCGGGAACTTTTCTTATTTCTGAATAATCTTGGTTCAGAAACCTGGGACTGGTTATGGATCGCTATTAGCGATAAATGGATGGCAATTCCTCTTTACGCTATTTTACTTTACCTCATCTTCAGAAAATTTGGATGGAAACCAACATTGATCACTATGGTGGTGATTACCTTATTAATTACTGCTACAGATCAATTGGCAAATCTTTTTAAGCACGGTTTTGAAAGACCAAGGCCCTGCCGGCAGGAAGGAGTGATGGAATATGCGAGATATGTCGCTGTGAGATGTGGTAGTTTTGGATATTTTTCGGCTCATGCAGCAAATTCAACCGGAGTGGCTGTTTTCCTGAGTCTTTTATTCAGAAAACATTATCCTAGATTATTCATATTCCTGCTTATTTGGGCAGTAGTGGTGTCTTATAGTCGTATTTATCTTGGGGTACACTATCCTGGGGACGTTATAACCGGAATGCTGATAGGCGCCATATTTGGAGTTTTATTCCATATTCTCCGAAAATTTCTGACCGCTAAGATCCTTAAGAAAGATCTAAGCCAGGCTTAA